The following are encoded together in the Desulfobotulus pelophilus genome:
- a CDS encoding substrate-binding periplasmic protein, whose amino-acid sequence MKVKKMWITVVMMTLFLLSWQVAMAQEMAIFGNEARPPKLWKDGSEAKGTLVDIFRYAEPKLGVHFDFQLSPMSRALDHAMNQLGGITGFSKTEERCKVYDYSDVVYNDEVLLVVKKGREFPFEKLEDLKGKIISYQRGASYGSDFEKAKEYFKPHESNSPTAAFLFLHAERADAVVISPGRAAMHTILKDPQLQGIKDDFTALAKPLTVDPNYLAFHKGMEMGEFIERFNAVIAEGYRNGDIPKIIDNQ is encoded by the coding sequence ATGAAAGTGAAAAAGATGTGGATTACGGTTGTTATGATGACCCTTTTTCTGCTGAGCTGGCAGGTGGCCATGGCTCAGGAGATGGCTATTTTCGGGAATGAAGCAAGGCCTCCTAAATTGTGGAAAGATGGCAGCGAGGCCAAGGGAACCCTGGTGGATATTTTCCGGTATGCGGAGCCGAAGCTGGGAGTTCATTTTGATTTTCAGCTTTCTCCCATGAGCCGGGCTCTGGATCATGCCATGAACCAGCTGGGGGGAATCACTGGTTTTTCTAAAACGGAAGAACGATGCAAGGTCTATGATTATTCCGATGTGGTCTACAATGATGAAGTACTGCTTGTGGTCAAGAAGGGAAGGGAGTTTCCTTTTGAAAAGCTGGAAGATCTGAAAGGAAAGATCATTTCCTACCAGAGGGGAGCAAGCTATGGCTCTGATTTTGAAAAAGCCAAAGAATACTTCAAACCCCATGAAAGCAACAGCCCCACGGCGGCTTTTCTCTTTCTGCATGCGGAAAGGGCGGATGCGGTTGTGATCAGCCCCGGCAGGGCTGCGATGCATACCATCCTTAAAGATCCGCAGCTTCAGGGAATTAAAGATGATTTTACCGCCCTTGCCAAGCCCCTGACCGTAGATCCTAACTACCTTGCCTTCCATAAAGGCATGGAAATGGGGGAATTTATCGAACGGTTCAATGCGGTCATCGCAGAGGGTTATCGAAACGGTGACATCCCTAAGATTATTGACAACCAGTAA